From a single Brassica oleracea var. oleracea cultivar TO1000 chromosome C5, BOL, whole genome shotgun sequence genomic region:
- the LOC106343870 gene encoding nucleolin 2 isoform X2 codes for MVKSKKESVKKVEAAPVSTTKPSKKSKRDAEVDLDIKKNPKKQKKEVVQAEKKAPPPKKTKKAIAKKPLSKKDDSSSSSDEEAVTVKKKPATLKKAKAESSSSDDSSSSSDEEAAPPKKQPAVVTKAKAESSSSEDDESSSDEEVVPAKKQPAVVKKSKVESSSSEDESSSDEEPAVVKKDSSSEEESSSDEESVPAKKQPTTTLKAAKAESSSSSEDESSSDEESAPPKKQPTVVKSVKPAAKDSSSSEDEDSEDEKKKEPATKKLPAAAKTKSDSSEEDSDDEESDDEKPPTKKAKVSPTKTSKQESSSGESSEEESEDEKVVPKKKDTDVEMAEAEQKSEAKQPKTPTTQRPTTQARGGSTTLFAGNLPFQIEKSDVENFFKEVGGIVDVRFASHPDGRLKGYGHFEFASAEAAQKALKLMNGKPLLGRTIRLSDANAKPAPRSSNADGNFQSNRKGEGSQVKTIFVSKFDKSVAERDMRCALREHFSDCGEITRISLPCDQETGATRGMAYLDFINEDGFNKALELNGSELGGWNILVLEGKPRGWNSDGNNDGDRFTATRPGRRPPGRGTPGRSRPGRAPPGRGDRRTPSKPSVFASAEGKKIVFDD; via the exons ATGGTCAAGTCTAAGAAAGAATCCGTTAAAAAA GTCGAAGCAGCACCTGTCTCAACGACGAAGCCATCGAAGAAAA GTAAGAGAGATGCGGAAGTTGATCTAGACATCAAAAAGAATCCCAAGAAGCAGAAGAAAGAGGTGGTTCAAGCTGAGAAAAAGGCACCACCACCAAAGAAG ACTAAGAAAGCCATTGCCAAGAAACCTCTATCTAAGAAGGATGACTCATCTTCATCTTCGGATGAG GAGGCTGTCACTGTGAAGAAGAAGCCAGCAACCCTTAAGAAAGCCAAGGCAGAGAGCAGCTCATCTGACGATTCTTCTTCTTCTTCAGACGAG GAAGCCGCCCCTCCGAAGAAGCAACCAGCAGTTGTTACGAAAGCCAAGGCAGAGAGCAGCTCATCTGAGGATGATGAATCTTCTTCAGACGAG GAAGTCGTCCCTGCTAAGAAGCAGCCAGCAGTTGTTAAGAAATCCAAGGTAGAGAGCAGCTCATCTGAGGATGAATCTTCTTCAGACGAG GAACCAGCAGTTGTTAAGAAAGACAGCTCATCCGAAGAAGAATCTTCTTCAGACGAG GAATCCGTCCCTGCGAAGAAGCAACCGACGACTACTCTAAAGGCTGCCAAGGCAGAGAGCAGTTCATCATCGGAGGATGAATCTTCTTCTGACGAG GAATCTGCCCCTCCAAAGAAGCAACCAACAGTTGTCAAGAGTGTCAAGCCAGCTGCAAAAGATTCATCATCCTCAGAGGATGAAGACTCAGAAGATGAGAAG AAAAAGGAACCTGCTACAAAGAAGCTTCCAGCTGCTGCTAAAACCAAATCAGATTCATCAGAGGAAGATTCTGATGATGAG GAAAGTGATGATGAGAAACCTCCTACAAAGAAG GCTAAAGTTTCTCCAACAAAAACTTCTAAACAAGAAAGCAGCAGTGGCGAATCTAGTGAGGAGGAGAGTGAAGATGAGAAAGTAGTTCCAAAGAAAAAG GATACTGATGTTGAAATGGCAGAGGCAGAGCAGAAATCAGAGGCAAAACAA CCGAAGACGCCAACTACTCAGAGACCAACCACTCAGGCTCGAGGAGGATCAACTACACTATTTGCTGGAAATCTTCCCTTTCAAATTGAGAAATCTGACGT AGAGAATTTCTTCAAAGAAGTTGGTGGAATCGTCGATGTCAGATTTGCTTCACATCCAGATGGCCGTCTTAAAGGATACGGGCATTTTGAGTTTGCTTCTGCAGAAGCAGCTCAGAAG GCATTGAAACTGATGAATGGTAAACCATTACTAGGCCGCACTATTAGGCTATCTGATGCTAACGCCAAGCCTGCTCCACGAAGCAG CAATGCTGATGGCAACTTCCAGAGCAACCGCAAAGGAGAAGGAAGCCAAGTTAAAACGATTTTTGTTTCAAAATTCGATAAGTCTGTGGCTGAACGTGAT ATGAGATGTGCGTTGAGAGAGCATTTTAGTGATTGTGGAGAGATCACAAGGATTTCTCTACCTTGTGATCAAGAGACTGGTGCTACCAGGGG GATGGCTTATCTAGATTTTATCAACGAGGATGGATTCAACAAGGCATTGGAACTAAACGGAAGTGAACTGGGAGGATGGAACATATTGGTGCTCGAGGGTAAACCAAGAGGATGGAATTCTGATGGAAATAATGATGGTGATCGTTTCACAGCTACTAGGCCCGGTCGTCGCCCCCCTGGAAGAGGCACTCCTGGTCGTAGCCGCCCTGGAAGAGCTCCTCCTGGTCGTGGTGACCGTAGAACACCCAGCAAACCAAGTGTATTTGCTTCAGCAGAAG GGAAGAAGATCGTCTTTGATGATTAG
- the LOC106343870 gene encoding nucleolin 2 isoform X1 produces the protein MVKSKKESVKKVEAAPVSTTKPSKKSKRDAEVDLDIKKNPKKQKKEVVQAEKKAPPPKKVETSSSSSDSEEEVKTKKAIAKKPLSKKDDSSSSSDEEAVTVKKKPATLKKAKAESSSSDDSSSSSDEEAAPPKKQPAVVTKAKAESSSSEDDESSSDEEVVPAKKQPAVVKKSKVESSSSEDESSSDEEPAVVKKDSSSEEESSSDEESVPAKKQPTTTLKAAKAESSSSSEDESSSDEESAPPKKQPTVVKSVKPAAKDSSSSEDEDSEDEKKKEPATKKLPAAAKTKSDSSEEDSDDEESDDEKPPTKKAKVSPTKTSKQESSSGESSEEESEDEKVVPKKKDTDVEMAEAEQKSEAKQPKTPTTQRPTTQARGGSTTLFAGNLPFQIEKSDVENFFKEVGGIVDVRFASHPDGRLKGYGHFEFASAEAAQKALKLMNGKPLLGRTIRLSDANAKPAPRSSNADGNFQSNRKGEGSQVKTIFVSKFDKSVAERDMRCALREHFSDCGEITRISLPCDQETGATRGMAYLDFINEDGFNKALELNGSELGGWNILVLEGKPRGWNSDGNNDGDRFTATRPGRRPPGRGTPGRSRPGRAPPGRGDRRTPSKPSVFASAEGKKIVFDD, from the exons ATGGTCAAGTCTAAGAAAGAATCCGTTAAAAAA GTCGAAGCAGCACCTGTCTCAACGACGAAGCCATCGAAGAAAA GTAAGAGAGATGCGGAAGTTGATCTAGACATCAAAAAGAATCCCAAGAAGCAGAAGAAAGAGGTGGTTCAAGCTGAGAAAAAGGCACCACCACCAAAGAAGGTAGAGACCAGCAGTAGTAGTTCTGATTCTGAAGAAGAAGTCAAG ACTAAGAAAGCCATTGCCAAGAAACCTCTATCTAAGAAGGATGACTCATCTTCATCTTCGGATGAG GAGGCTGTCACTGTGAAGAAGAAGCCAGCAACCCTTAAGAAAGCCAAGGCAGAGAGCAGCTCATCTGACGATTCTTCTTCTTCTTCAGACGAG GAAGCCGCCCCTCCGAAGAAGCAACCAGCAGTTGTTACGAAAGCCAAGGCAGAGAGCAGCTCATCTGAGGATGATGAATCTTCTTCAGACGAG GAAGTCGTCCCTGCTAAGAAGCAGCCAGCAGTTGTTAAGAAATCCAAGGTAGAGAGCAGCTCATCTGAGGATGAATCTTCTTCAGACGAG GAACCAGCAGTTGTTAAGAAAGACAGCTCATCCGAAGAAGAATCTTCTTCAGACGAG GAATCCGTCCCTGCGAAGAAGCAACCGACGACTACTCTAAAGGCTGCCAAGGCAGAGAGCAGTTCATCATCGGAGGATGAATCTTCTTCTGACGAG GAATCTGCCCCTCCAAAGAAGCAACCAACAGTTGTCAAGAGTGTCAAGCCAGCTGCAAAAGATTCATCATCCTCAGAGGATGAAGACTCAGAAGATGAGAAG AAAAAGGAACCTGCTACAAAGAAGCTTCCAGCTGCTGCTAAAACCAAATCAGATTCATCAGAGGAAGATTCTGATGATGAG GAAAGTGATGATGAGAAACCTCCTACAAAGAAG GCTAAAGTTTCTCCAACAAAAACTTCTAAACAAGAAAGCAGCAGTGGCGAATCTAGTGAGGAGGAGAGTGAAGATGAGAAAGTAGTTCCAAAGAAAAAG GATACTGATGTTGAAATGGCAGAGGCAGAGCAGAAATCAGAGGCAAAACAA CCGAAGACGCCAACTACTCAGAGACCAACCACTCAGGCTCGAGGAGGATCAACTACACTATTTGCTGGAAATCTTCCCTTTCAAATTGAGAAATCTGACGT AGAGAATTTCTTCAAAGAAGTTGGTGGAATCGTCGATGTCAGATTTGCTTCACATCCAGATGGCCGTCTTAAAGGATACGGGCATTTTGAGTTTGCTTCTGCAGAAGCAGCTCAGAAG GCATTGAAACTGATGAATGGTAAACCATTACTAGGCCGCACTATTAGGCTATCTGATGCTAACGCCAAGCCTGCTCCACGAAGCAG CAATGCTGATGGCAACTTCCAGAGCAACCGCAAAGGAGAAGGAAGCCAAGTTAAAACGATTTTTGTTTCAAAATTCGATAAGTCTGTGGCTGAACGTGAT ATGAGATGTGCGTTGAGAGAGCATTTTAGTGATTGTGGAGAGATCACAAGGATTTCTCTACCTTGTGATCAAGAGACTGGTGCTACCAGGGG GATGGCTTATCTAGATTTTATCAACGAGGATGGATTCAACAAGGCATTGGAACTAAACGGAAGTGAACTGGGAGGATGGAACATATTGGTGCTCGAGGGTAAACCAAGAGGATGGAATTCTGATGGAAATAATGATGGTGATCGTTTCACAGCTACTAGGCCCGGTCGTCGCCCCCCTGGAAGAGGCACTCCTGGTCGTAGCCGCCCTGGAAGAGCTCCTCCTGGTCGTGGTGACCGTAGAACACCCAGCAAACCAAGTGTATTTGCTTCAGCAGAAG GGAAGAAGATCGTCTTTGATGATTAG
- the LOC106343870 gene encoding nucleolin 2 isoform X3, producing the protein MVKSKKESVKKVEAAPVSTTKPSKKSKRDAEVDLDIKKNPKKQKKEVVQAEKKAPPPKKVETSSSSSDSEEEVKTKKAIAKKPLSKKDDSSSSSDEEAVTVKKKPATLKKAKAESSSSDDSSSSSDEEAAPPKKQPAVVTKAKAESSSSEDDESSSDEEPAVVKKDSSSEEESSSDEESVPAKKQPTTTLKAAKAESSSSSEDESSSDEESAPPKKQPTVVKSVKPAAKDSSSSEDEDSEDEKKKEPATKKLPAAAKTKSDSSEEDSDDEESDDEKPPTKKAKVSPTKTSKQESSSGESSEEESEDEKVVPKKKDTDVEMAEAEQKSEAKQPKTPTTQRPTTQARGGSTTLFAGNLPFQIEKSDVENFFKEVGGIVDVRFASHPDGRLKGYGHFEFASAEAAQKALKLMNGKPLLGRTIRLSDANAKPAPRSSNADGNFQSNRKGEGSQVKTIFVSKFDKSVAERDMRCALREHFSDCGEITRISLPCDQETGATRGMAYLDFINEDGFNKALELNGSELGGWNILVLEGKPRGWNSDGNNDGDRFTATRPGRRPPGRGTPGRSRPGRAPPGRGDRRTPSKPSVFASAEGKKIVFDD; encoded by the exons ATGGTCAAGTCTAAGAAAGAATCCGTTAAAAAA GTCGAAGCAGCACCTGTCTCAACGACGAAGCCATCGAAGAAAA GTAAGAGAGATGCGGAAGTTGATCTAGACATCAAAAAGAATCCCAAGAAGCAGAAGAAAGAGGTGGTTCAAGCTGAGAAAAAGGCACCACCACCAAAGAAGGTAGAGACCAGCAGTAGTAGTTCTGATTCTGAAGAAGAAGTCAAG ACTAAGAAAGCCATTGCCAAGAAACCTCTATCTAAGAAGGATGACTCATCTTCATCTTCGGATGAG GAGGCTGTCACTGTGAAGAAGAAGCCAGCAACCCTTAAGAAAGCCAAGGCAGAGAGCAGCTCATCTGACGATTCTTCTTCTTCTTCAGACGAG GAAGCCGCCCCTCCGAAGAAGCAACCAGCAGTTGTTACGAAAGCCAAGGCAGAGAGCAGCTCATCTGAGGATGATGAATCTTCTTCAGACGAG GAACCAGCAGTTGTTAAGAAAGACAGCTCATCCGAAGAAGAATCTTCTTCAGACGAG GAATCCGTCCCTGCGAAGAAGCAACCGACGACTACTCTAAAGGCTGCCAAGGCAGAGAGCAGTTCATCATCGGAGGATGAATCTTCTTCTGACGAG GAATCTGCCCCTCCAAAGAAGCAACCAACAGTTGTCAAGAGTGTCAAGCCAGCTGCAAAAGATTCATCATCCTCAGAGGATGAAGACTCAGAAGATGAGAAG AAAAAGGAACCTGCTACAAAGAAGCTTCCAGCTGCTGCTAAAACCAAATCAGATTCATCAGAGGAAGATTCTGATGATGAG GAAAGTGATGATGAGAAACCTCCTACAAAGAAG GCTAAAGTTTCTCCAACAAAAACTTCTAAACAAGAAAGCAGCAGTGGCGAATCTAGTGAGGAGGAGAGTGAAGATGAGAAAGTAGTTCCAAAGAAAAAG GATACTGATGTTGAAATGGCAGAGGCAGAGCAGAAATCAGAGGCAAAACAA CCGAAGACGCCAACTACTCAGAGACCAACCACTCAGGCTCGAGGAGGATCAACTACACTATTTGCTGGAAATCTTCCCTTTCAAATTGAGAAATCTGACGT AGAGAATTTCTTCAAAGAAGTTGGTGGAATCGTCGATGTCAGATTTGCTTCACATCCAGATGGCCGTCTTAAAGGATACGGGCATTTTGAGTTTGCTTCTGCAGAAGCAGCTCAGAAG GCATTGAAACTGATGAATGGTAAACCATTACTAGGCCGCACTATTAGGCTATCTGATGCTAACGCCAAGCCTGCTCCACGAAGCAG CAATGCTGATGGCAACTTCCAGAGCAACCGCAAAGGAGAAGGAAGCCAAGTTAAAACGATTTTTGTTTCAAAATTCGATAAGTCTGTGGCTGAACGTGAT ATGAGATGTGCGTTGAGAGAGCATTTTAGTGATTGTGGAGAGATCACAAGGATTTCTCTACCTTGTGATCAAGAGACTGGTGCTACCAGGGG GATGGCTTATCTAGATTTTATCAACGAGGATGGATTCAACAAGGCATTGGAACTAAACGGAAGTGAACTGGGAGGATGGAACATATTGGTGCTCGAGGGTAAACCAAGAGGATGGAATTCTGATGGAAATAATGATGGTGATCGTTTCACAGCTACTAGGCCCGGTCGTCGCCCCCCTGGAAGAGGCACTCCTGGTCGTAGCCGCCCTGGAAGAGCTCCTCCTGGTCGTGGTGACCGTAGAACACCCAGCAAACCAAGTGTATTTGCTTCAGCAGAAG GGAAGAAGATCGTCTTTGATGATTAG
- the LOC106343870 gene encoding nucleolin 2 isoform X4: protein MVKSKKESVKKVEAAPVSTTKPSKKSKRDAEVDLDIKKNPKKQKKEVVQAEKKAPPPKKVETSSSSSDSEEEVKTKKAIAKKPLSKKDDSSSSSDEEAVTVKKKPATLKKAKAESSSSDDSSSSSDEEVVPAKKQPAVVKKSKVESSSSEDESSSDEEPAVVKKDSSSEEESSSDEESVPAKKQPTTTLKAAKAESSSSSEDESSSDEESAPPKKQPTVVKSVKPAAKDSSSSEDEDSEDEKKKEPATKKLPAAAKTKSDSSEEDSDDEESDDEKPPTKKAKVSPTKTSKQESSSGESSEEESEDEKVVPKKKDTDVEMAEAEQKSEAKQPKTPTTQRPTTQARGGSTTLFAGNLPFQIEKSDVENFFKEVGGIVDVRFASHPDGRLKGYGHFEFASAEAAQKALKLMNGKPLLGRTIRLSDANAKPAPRSSNADGNFQSNRKGEGSQVKTIFVSKFDKSVAERDMRCALREHFSDCGEITRISLPCDQETGATRGMAYLDFINEDGFNKALELNGSELGGWNILVLEGKPRGWNSDGNNDGDRFTATRPGRRPPGRGTPGRSRPGRAPPGRGDRRTPSKPSVFASAEGKKIVFDD from the exons ATGGTCAAGTCTAAGAAAGAATCCGTTAAAAAA GTCGAAGCAGCACCTGTCTCAACGACGAAGCCATCGAAGAAAA GTAAGAGAGATGCGGAAGTTGATCTAGACATCAAAAAGAATCCCAAGAAGCAGAAGAAAGAGGTGGTTCAAGCTGAGAAAAAGGCACCACCACCAAAGAAGGTAGAGACCAGCAGTAGTAGTTCTGATTCTGAAGAAGAAGTCAAG ACTAAGAAAGCCATTGCCAAGAAACCTCTATCTAAGAAGGATGACTCATCTTCATCTTCGGATGAG GAGGCTGTCACTGTGAAGAAGAAGCCAGCAACCCTTAAGAAAGCCAAGGCAGAGAGCAGCTCATCTGACGATTCTTCTTCTTCTTCAGACGAG GAAGTCGTCCCTGCTAAGAAGCAGCCAGCAGTTGTTAAGAAATCCAAGGTAGAGAGCAGCTCATCTGAGGATGAATCTTCTTCAGACGAG GAACCAGCAGTTGTTAAGAAAGACAGCTCATCCGAAGAAGAATCTTCTTCAGACGAG GAATCCGTCCCTGCGAAGAAGCAACCGACGACTACTCTAAAGGCTGCCAAGGCAGAGAGCAGTTCATCATCGGAGGATGAATCTTCTTCTGACGAG GAATCTGCCCCTCCAAAGAAGCAACCAACAGTTGTCAAGAGTGTCAAGCCAGCTGCAAAAGATTCATCATCCTCAGAGGATGAAGACTCAGAAGATGAGAAG AAAAAGGAACCTGCTACAAAGAAGCTTCCAGCTGCTGCTAAAACCAAATCAGATTCATCAGAGGAAGATTCTGATGATGAG GAAAGTGATGATGAGAAACCTCCTACAAAGAAG GCTAAAGTTTCTCCAACAAAAACTTCTAAACAAGAAAGCAGCAGTGGCGAATCTAGTGAGGAGGAGAGTGAAGATGAGAAAGTAGTTCCAAAGAAAAAG GATACTGATGTTGAAATGGCAGAGGCAGAGCAGAAATCAGAGGCAAAACAA CCGAAGACGCCAACTACTCAGAGACCAACCACTCAGGCTCGAGGAGGATCAACTACACTATTTGCTGGAAATCTTCCCTTTCAAATTGAGAAATCTGACGT AGAGAATTTCTTCAAAGAAGTTGGTGGAATCGTCGATGTCAGATTTGCTTCACATCCAGATGGCCGTCTTAAAGGATACGGGCATTTTGAGTTTGCTTCTGCAGAAGCAGCTCAGAAG GCATTGAAACTGATGAATGGTAAACCATTACTAGGCCGCACTATTAGGCTATCTGATGCTAACGCCAAGCCTGCTCCACGAAGCAG CAATGCTGATGGCAACTTCCAGAGCAACCGCAAAGGAGAAGGAAGCCAAGTTAAAACGATTTTTGTTTCAAAATTCGATAAGTCTGTGGCTGAACGTGAT ATGAGATGTGCGTTGAGAGAGCATTTTAGTGATTGTGGAGAGATCACAAGGATTTCTCTACCTTGTGATCAAGAGACTGGTGCTACCAGGGG GATGGCTTATCTAGATTTTATCAACGAGGATGGATTCAACAAGGCATTGGAACTAAACGGAAGTGAACTGGGAGGATGGAACATATTGGTGCTCGAGGGTAAACCAAGAGGATGGAATTCTGATGGAAATAATGATGGTGATCGTTTCACAGCTACTAGGCCCGGTCGTCGCCCCCCTGGAAGAGGCACTCCTGGTCGTAGCCGCCCTGGAAGAGCTCCTCCTGGTCGTGGTGACCGTAGAACACCCAGCAAACCAAGTGTATTTGCTTCAGCAGAAG GGAAGAAGATCGTCTTTGATGATTAG
- the LOC106343870 gene encoding nucleolin 2 isoform X5 produces the protein MVKSKKESVKKVEAAPVSTTKPSKKSKRDAEVDLDIKKNPKKQKKEVVQAEKKAPPPKKVETSSSSSDSEEEVKTKKAIAKKPLSKKDDSSSSSDEEAVTVKKKPATLKKAKAESSSSDDSSSSSDEEPAVVKKDSSSEEESSSDEESVPAKKQPTTTLKAAKAESSSSSEDESSSDEESAPPKKQPTVVKSVKPAAKDSSSSEDEDSEDEKKKEPATKKLPAAAKTKSDSSEEDSDDEESDDEKPPTKKAKVSPTKTSKQESSSGESSEEESEDEKVVPKKKDTDVEMAEAEQKSEAKQPKTPTTQRPTTQARGGSTTLFAGNLPFQIEKSDVENFFKEVGGIVDVRFASHPDGRLKGYGHFEFASAEAAQKALKLMNGKPLLGRTIRLSDANAKPAPRSSNADGNFQSNRKGEGSQVKTIFVSKFDKSVAERDMRCALREHFSDCGEITRISLPCDQETGATRGMAYLDFINEDGFNKALELNGSELGGWNILVLEGKPRGWNSDGNNDGDRFTATRPGRRPPGRGTPGRSRPGRAPPGRGDRRTPSKPSVFASAEGKKIVFDD, from the exons ATGGTCAAGTCTAAGAAAGAATCCGTTAAAAAA GTCGAAGCAGCACCTGTCTCAACGACGAAGCCATCGAAGAAAA GTAAGAGAGATGCGGAAGTTGATCTAGACATCAAAAAGAATCCCAAGAAGCAGAAGAAAGAGGTGGTTCAAGCTGAGAAAAAGGCACCACCACCAAAGAAGGTAGAGACCAGCAGTAGTAGTTCTGATTCTGAAGAAGAAGTCAAG ACTAAGAAAGCCATTGCCAAGAAACCTCTATCTAAGAAGGATGACTCATCTTCATCTTCGGATGAG GAGGCTGTCACTGTGAAGAAGAAGCCAGCAACCCTTAAGAAAGCCAAGGCAGAGAGCAGCTCATCTGACGATTCTTCTTCTTCTTCAGACGAG GAACCAGCAGTTGTTAAGAAAGACAGCTCATCCGAAGAAGAATCTTCTTCAGACGAG GAATCCGTCCCTGCGAAGAAGCAACCGACGACTACTCTAAAGGCTGCCAAGGCAGAGAGCAGTTCATCATCGGAGGATGAATCTTCTTCTGACGAG GAATCTGCCCCTCCAAAGAAGCAACCAACAGTTGTCAAGAGTGTCAAGCCAGCTGCAAAAGATTCATCATCCTCAGAGGATGAAGACTCAGAAGATGAGAAG AAAAAGGAACCTGCTACAAAGAAGCTTCCAGCTGCTGCTAAAACCAAATCAGATTCATCAGAGGAAGATTCTGATGATGAG GAAAGTGATGATGAGAAACCTCCTACAAAGAAG GCTAAAGTTTCTCCAACAAAAACTTCTAAACAAGAAAGCAGCAGTGGCGAATCTAGTGAGGAGGAGAGTGAAGATGAGAAAGTAGTTCCAAAGAAAAAG GATACTGATGTTGAAATGGCAGAGGCAGAGCAGAAATCAGAGGCAAAACAA CCGAAGACGCCAACTACTCAGAGACCAACCACTCAGGCTCGAGGAGGATCAACTACACTATTTGCTGGAAATCTTCCCTTTCAAATTGAGAAATCTGACGT AGAGAATTTCTTCAAAGAAGTTGGTGGAATCGTCGATGTCAGATTTGCTTCACATCCAGATGGCCGTCTTAAAGGATACGGGCATTTTGAGTTTGCTTCTGCAGAAGCAGCTCAGAAG GCATTGAAACTGATGAATGGTAAACCATTACTAGGCCGCACTATTAGGCTATCTGATGCTAACGCCAAGCCTGCTCCACGAAGCAG CAATGCTGATGGCAACTTCCAGAGCAACCGCAAAGGAGAAGGAAGCCAAGTTAAAACGATTTTTGTTTCAAAATTCGATAAGTCTGTGGCTGAACGTGAT ATGAGATGTGCGTTGAGAGAGCATTTTAGTGATTGTGGAGAGATCACAAGGATTTCTCTACCTTGTGATCAAGAGACTGGTGCTACCAGGGG GATGGCTTATCTAGATTTTATCAACGAGGATGGATTCAACAAGGCATTGGAACTAAACGGAAGTGAACTGGGAGGATGGAACATATTGGTGCTCGAGGGTAAACCAAGAGGATGGAATTCTGATGGAAATAATGATGGTGATCGTTTCACAGCTACTAGGCCCGGTCGTCGCCCCCCTGGAAGAGGCACTCCTGGTCGTAGCCGCCCTGGAAGAGCTCCTCCTGGTCGTGGTGACCGTAGAACACCCAGCAAACCAAGTGTATTTGCTTCAGCAGAAG GGAAGAAGATCGTCTTTGATGATTAG
- the LOC106343870 gene encoding nucleolin 2 isoform X6 gives MVKSKKESVKKVEAAPVSTTKPSKKSKRDAEVDLDIKKNPKKQKKEVVQAEKKAPPPKKVETSSSSSDSEEEVKTKKAIAKKPLSKKDDSSSSSDEEAVTVKKKPATLKKAKAESSSSDDSSSSSDEESVPAKKQPTTTLKAAKAESSSSSEDESSSDEESAPPKKQPTVVKSVKPAAKDSSSSEDEDSEDEKKKEPATKKLPAAAKTKSDSSEEDSDDEESDDEKPPTKKAKVSPTKTSKQESSSGESSEEESEDEKVVPKKKDTDVEMAEAEQKSEAKQPKTPTTQRPTTQARGGSTTLFAGNLPFQIEKSDVENFFKEVGGIVDVRFASHPDGRLKGYGHFEFASAEAAQKALKLMNGKPLLGRTIRLSDANAKPAPRSSNADGNFQSNRKGEGSQVKTIFVSKFDKSVAERDMRCALREHFSDCGEITRISLPCDQETGATRGMAYLDFINEDGFNKALELNGSELGGWNILVLEGKPRGWNSDGNNDGDRFTATRPGRRPPGRGTPGRSRPGRAPPGRGDRRTPSKPSVFASAEGKKIVFDD, from the exons ATGGTCAAGTCTAAGAAAGAATCCGTTAAAAAA GTCGAAGCAGCACCTGTCTCAACGACGAAGCCATCGAAGAAAA GTAAGAGAGATGCGGAAGTTGATCTAGACATCAAAAAGAATCCCAAGAAGCAGAAGAAAGAGGTGGTTCAAGCTGAGAAAAAGGCACCACCACCAAAGAAGGTAGAGACCAGCAGTAGTAGTTCTGATTCTGAAGAAGAAGTCAAG ACTAAGAAAGCCATTGCCAAGAAACCTCTATCTAAGAAGGATGACTCATCTTCATCTTCGGATGAG GAGGCTGTCACTGTGAAGAAGAAGCCAGCAACCCTTAAGAAAGCCAAGGCAGAGAGCAGCTCATCTGACGATTCTTCTTCTTCTTCAGACGAG GAATCCGTCCCTGCGAAGAAGCAACCGACGACTACTCTAAAGGCTGCCAAGGCAGAGAGCAGTTCATCATCGGAGGATGAATCTTCTTCTGACGAG GAATCTGCCCCTCCAAAGAAGCAACCAACAGTTGTCAAGAGTGTCAAGCCAGCTGCAAAAGATTCATCATCCTCAGAGGATGAAGACTCAGAAGATGAGAAG AAAAAGGAACCTGCTACAAAGAAGCTTCCAGCTGCTGCTAAAACCAAATCAGATTCATCAGAGGAAGATTCTGATGATGAG GAAAGTGATGATGAGAAACCTCCTACAAAGAAG GCTAAAGTTTCTCCAACAAAAACTTCTAAACAAGAAAGCAGCAGTGGCGAATCTAGTGAGGAGGAGAGTGAAGATGAGAAAGTAGTTCCAAAGAAAAAG GATACTGATGTTGAAATGGCAGAGGCAGAGCAGAAATCAGAGGCAAAACAA CCGAAGACGCCAACTACTCAGAGACCAACCACTCAGGCTCGAGGAGGATCAACTACACTATTTGCTGGAAATCTTCCCTTTCAAATTGAGAAATCTGACGT AGAGAATTTCTTCAAAGAAGTTGGTGGAATCGTCGATGTCAGATTTGCTTCACATCCAGATGGCCGTCTTAAAGGATACGGGCATTTTGAGTTTGCTTCTGCAGAAGCAGCTCAGAAG GCATTGAAACTGATGAATGGTAAACCATTACTAGGCCGCACTATTAGGCTATCTGATGCTAACGCCAAGCCTGCTCCACGAAGCAG CAATGCTGATGGCAACTTCCAGAGCAACCGCAAAGGAGAAGGAAGCCAAGTTAAAACGATTTTTGTTTCAAAATTCGATAAGTCTGTGGCTGAACGTGAT ATGAGATGTGCGTTGAGAGAGCATTTTAGTGATTGTGGAGAGATCACAAGGATTTCTCTACCTTGTGATCAAGAGACTGGTGCTACCAGGGG GATGGCTTATCTAGATTTTATCAACGAGGATGGATTCAACAAGGCATTGGAACTAAACGGAAGTGAACTGGGAGGATGGAACATATTGGTGCTCGAGGGTAAACCAAGAGGATGGAATTCTGATGGAAATAATGATGGTGATCGTTTCACAGCTACTAGGCCCGGTCGTCGCCCCCCTGGAAGAGGCACTCCTGGTCGTAGCCGCCCTGGAAGAGCTCCTCCTGGTCGTGGTGACCGTAGAACACCCAGCAAACCAAGTGTATTTGCTTCAGCAGAAG GGAAGAAGATCGTCTTTGATGATTAG